In Deinococcus aquiradiocola, the sequence CGACCCTCAACCTGACGCGGGCCGCCGCACGGTTCGCGGATCGCAGCGAACTGCGGTCCCTGATCTGGGACGCCCGGGGCCGCACCCTGCTGGGCAGCAGCGGCTTTCACGCGCTGGACTGGGAGGTGCCCAAGGGCGAGGTCGGGTACTGGGTGCATTCGGCCCACACCGGCCATGGGTACGCGACGCAGGTCGCGCGGACGCTCGCGGAGGTGGGGGTATCGGTGCTGGGTCTGCGGCGCGTCGAGCTGCGCTGCGACGCCCTGAACGTGGCGAGCGCGGCGGTCGCGCGGCGTGCCGGGTTCGGCGTGGAGGGCCTGCTGCGGCATGACGAGCGAGCCAGCGACGGATCCGGCGCGCTGCGCGACATGCTGCTGCACGCCGTCGTGCGCTGAGCAGAACAGATCGGGCGGGTCGGCGGTGCGCTCGCCGACCCGCCCGACTGGACGGCGCAGGAACCGCTGGGCGCTTCAGGTCTGCGGGCTGAGCTCCTGCACGCCGTCCGGGGCGGCCACGAAGGCGCGCGTGGCCATGCCCAGGAAGAAGCCCGTGTCGATCACGCCGAGCGTGCCCTTGAGGGTGCGTTCGAGCGTGGCGGGCTGGGTCCCGGCGGGAATGGCGGCGTCGAAGATGTAGTTGCCGTTGTCGGTCAGGTAGGGTTGCGCGCCGGGCTGCCGGAGGCGGCCGCCGAGGCCCAGGGCGCGGAGGCGTTCGATGGTGCTCAGGAAGCCGAAGCGGGCGATCTCGACGGGCAGCGGGGCCTTCTCGCCGAGCTGCGTGACGAGTTTGGTGTGGTCGGCGATGATCACGAGCTGCCGGGCCTGCACCTCGGTGAGCTTCTCGCGCAGCAGGGCGCCGCCGAGGCCCTTGATGAGGTTGAGGCCCGGGTCGATCTCGTCCGCGCCGTCGATGGCGAGGTCCAGCGGGCGCGGGTCGAGCGGCTCGACCTGAATGCCGACCTGCCGGGCGAGCGCGTCGGACGCTTCGGACGTGGCGACGCCCACGATGCCCTTCAGTTCGCCGTCCGCGAGTCGCCGCCCGAGTTCCTCGATGGCGTACTTGGCGGTGCTGCCGGTGCCCAGGCCGACGCGCATGCCGTCCGTAACGAGCGCGGCGGCACGGACGGCCGCCTGACGTTTCAGGGCTTCGAGGTCAGGCATGGGCGGTCCGGTGCGCGTCGATGGCCTTCACGACGGCGTCCGCGTGCCCGTCGACCTTCACGGCGTACCAGGCCTTCACGACGCGTCCGTCCGGGCCGATCAGGAAGGTGCTGCGTTTGACGCCTTCGCTCGTCTTGCCGTACAGGACCTTCGTGCCGTACGAGCCGATGGCGCGCATGAAGGTCGCGTCCGGGTCGGACAGCAGCGGGAACGGCAGGCTGTGCTTCTCGGCGAACCTGCGGTGGCTGTCCGCGTCGTCGCGGCTCAGGCCGAGGATGACGGCCCCGTGCTGGCGCAGGGCGAGGTTGTCGCGGAAGTCGCAGGCTTCGGTGGTGCAGCCGGGCGTGTCGTCCTTGGGGTACACGTACAGCACGAGGTACTTCCCGGCACTGTCCGCAAGGGTGTGCGTGTGGCCGTCTCCGTCCTGCAGGGCGAAGTCGGGGAAGGCGTCACCGGGAGCGAGGCGCGGGGCCTCCTGGCTGGCATCTTGGGTCATGCGGTCAGGATAGTGCAGCGGGCCGGGGCGGCAGGCGGGGCGGGGGCAGCGTGGTCCGGGTCACCCGTCCTCATGGCCGGGGCAGTATGCTGGGGGGCGTGAATCTCGCGCCGTACATTGACCACACGCTCCTGAAAGCCACCGCGACACCCGCGGACATCGTGAAGCTCTGCACCGAAGCCCGCCAGCACCAGTTCAAGGCGGTGTGCGTGAACCCGCAGCACGTGGCGCTGTGCCGCTCCGAGCTGGAGGGAAGTGGCGTGCTGGTCGCCACGGTGTGCGGCTTCCCGCTGGGCGCCGTGACGAGCGAGCAGAAGGCCGTGGAGGCCCGCCTGAGCGTCGAGGCGGGCGCGGACGAGGTGGACATGGTGATCGCGATCGGGTCGGCGCTCGCCGGGGACTGGGCGTACGTGCAGGCGGACGTGGCGGCCGTGCGTGCGGCCATTCCGGGCACGGTCCTGAAGGTGATCATCGAGACGTGCTACCTGTCGGACGACCAGAAGGCGCGGGCGACGGAGGCGGCGGTGCTGGGCGGCGCGGACTTCGTGAAGACGAGCACCGGCTTCGGGACGGGTGGCGCGACGCTGGACGACGTGGCCCTGATGCGCCGCGTGATCGCGGGCCGCGCCGAGATCAAGGCGGCGGGCGGCGTGCGTTCCCCGGCGGACGCGGAGGCGATGATCGCGGCGGGCGCGACGCGGCTCGGCACGTCGGGCGGGGTGGGTCTGGTGTCGGGCAGCGCGAACGGCTCCGGCTACTGAGCGGTGACGGAGCCTCTTGTTCAGGCGCCTGCGGGCGCCCCTTCCGTGCAGCCCGCGTCCCTGATCCTGGCGTCGGGCAGTCCTCGCCGCCGTGAGCTGCTGACGCACCTGGGCGTGCCGTTCCGGGTGCTGGTGTCGGACATCGAGGAGCGCAGCGCGCACTCTGACCCGGCGCTGGTCGCGCGGGACCTCGCGGAGCAGAAGGCGCGGGCCACGGCGGCCCTGCCGGGCGGGGACGCGCCGCTCGTGCTGGCCGCCGACACGCTCGTCGCGCTGGACGGCGCGCTGCTCGGCAAGCCGGTGGACGCGGCGCAGAACGCGGCGTTCCTGCGGACGCTGTCCGGGCGGACGCACACGGTGTTCAGCGGCGTGGCCCTGCTCCACGCGGGCGAACTGTCGAGCGGCGTGACGGCCACGCACGTCACGTTCCGGGCCCTGACGGAGTCGGAGGTCGCGTACTACGCGGCGAGCGGCGAGGGGCTCGACAAGGCGGGCGGGTACGGCATCCAGGGCCTGGGGACAGCGCTCGTGGAACGCATCGAGGGCGAGTACAGCAACGTGGTCGGCTTCCCGCTCACGCTGGTGGCGGCCCTGCTGAGGTCGGTGGGCGTGCCCGTGTGGGGCCGCGCCTGATGCACGCCGCGCACCGTAGCCTGATGTACGCCACGCACCGCAGCCTGGTGCGGACCGCGCGCCGGGGGCACGCGTGAGCCTGCAGGGACCCAAACGCTTCCAGAAGCAGAGCGCGGGCCTGGTGTGGCGCCGCGCGGCACTGATGTACCTGCCGCTCATGGCGCTCAGCATGGTCGCCACGCGCTTTCAGGTGGTGGCGCCGCTGGCCCTGACGAGCGGCGTGCAGCCGGTCACGCGGGCCTTCCTGGTGGGCGCGCAGAACGTGACGCACGCGTACACGACGCTGGTGGACGACCGTGACCTGAGCGCCCGGTACTCCACGCTGCGCCAGCAGAACGACGTGCTGCGGCAACGCAACGAGCTGCTGCAGCGCGAGGTGTCGCGGCTGCGGCAGGTGACGCAGATCACGGCCACGCAGGCGCCGAGCGTGGTAGGAATCGCACAGGTGACGGCGGTGGACCCCTCGCCGCTCCTGAGTCGCCTCACCATCAACAAGGGCAGCGCGCAGGGCCTGCGCCTTCGGATGCCGGTCACGGTCCCGGCCGGCCTGATCGGGCAGGTGGTGGAGGTCACGTCCGGCAACGCGGTCGTGCTGGCGCTCGTGGACCCGGAGAGCCGGGTGGGCGTGACGCTCGCCCGCAACAAGGGCGGGCGCGGCCTCGCGTTCGGCGCGCCGCCGGACCGCATGAAGGCGCAGTTCTCGCTGGGCGTGGACGTGAAGGTCGGGGACGAGATCGTGACGAGCAGTCTGGGCGGCGTGTTCCCGGTCGGCATCAAGGTGGGGACGGTGGAGCGCGTGCTGCCGCTCGGTCCGAACGACGTGAACCGTCAGGTGATCGTGAAGCCCGCCGTGGACGTGAACGTCGTCGAGGACGTCACCGTGCTGGGGGGCCTGTGAGCCGCGCCGCGCGCGTCCTGCGCGCCATCGTTTACTTCGTGCTCCTGATCGGCCTGCAGGGGGCCGTCACGAGCCTGCTCACGCGGGTCGGCGTGACGCCGCCCGACCTGTTCCTGCTGACGGGCGTCGCGTACGCGCTGCGGCTGCGGGCGCTGCCCGCCGTGCTGGCCGGGTACGGGGTGGGGCTGCTGCAGGACGTGCTCGGTCACGGTCTGCTGGGCCTGCACGCGGCGGGCGTCGGGGCGGGCGTGCTGGTGCTGGTGGGCCTGCGGCGCTTCATCACGGATTCGGGCGTGTTTCAGAGCATCCTCACCGTGGTGGGCGCCATCCTGGGGCAGTGGGCGGCCTTCCTGATCCTCACGTACTGGCTGCGCGGGGGGCTGGTGACCGTCGACTCGCTCGTGCACGTCCTGCCGTGGGAGCTGGGCCTCACGCTGCTCGTGTACCCCGTGTGGAACCGCGTGATGGCGTGGGGTCTCGGGGCACGCCCGAGCGCCGAGGAAGAGATGGCCGCCTGAGCCGCCCCGCAGCCTGAATCCCTCCGCACCACCTCCCTCGCCCCTCATTCCCTCCAGAGGTTCCCGAACGCTGTGCCGAACTCCGCCGTCCCCTCCCCCACTTTCTCCTGCCGCGCGCGCGTGGTCCGGCCTTGAACCGGATCCGCTGGCTGGCCGTGACGATGAGCGTCGCGCTGAGCGTGTTCGGCGCGCGCCTCTTCGACCTGCAGGTGACGCGCCACGCGCAGTTCGCCGTGCAGAGCGACAACAACTACCAGAAGGACCAGGTGATCCGGGCGCTGCGCGGCGAGATCCGCACCCAGGACGGCCTGCTGCTCGCCACGAACCGCCTCGCGGTGGACCTGATCTACACCGGCGGCGACGTGAACAGCTGGGACAAGATCCGCTACCTGGCAGGCGTGCAGCCGGACGCAATGGTGGGCGACCAGCCCAGACCCCCGGACCCCGACAAGGAAAAGGAGGTGGTGCTGGCCCGCAACATCCGCGCCGAGAACCTCCCCGCCCTGTACGAGTTCACGGCCGTGCAGCCGAACCTCGAACTGCGGGAACGCGTGGAGCGCATCTACCCGCAGGGCAAGCTGGCCGCGCACCTGCTCGGGTACACGCGCGAGGCCGACCAGAGCGAGGTGGACGAGGGGTACACGCTCGGTGACCTCGTCGGCGCGAGCGGCCTGGAAGCGAGCCTCCAGAAGACGCTGGAGGGCAGGAACGGCATCCTGCGCAGCGAAGTCACGGCCGCCGGACGCCCGCAGAGCGACAAGGTCGTCGATCCGGGCCGCAAGGGGCAGGACATCACGCTCACCATCGACAGCACCATCCAGCGCGCGGCGGAACAGGCGCTGCAAAGCGCGCTGCCGGACATCAACAAGGGCCGCGCGAAGTACGGCAACCCGCCCGAAAGCATCGTCCGGGGCGCCGTCATCGCGCTCGACCCGCGCACCGGGAAGGTCCTCGCCATGGCGAGCAGCCCGACCTTCGACCCGAACTGGTTCTCGCGCACGCCCAGCCCCGACAAGAAAGCCAAGGCAGCAGCGCTCCTCAGCAGTTCCGAGGACGCCGTCATGCAGAACCGCGTCGTGCAGTCCTGGGACGCGGGCAGCGTCTTCAAGCCGACCAGCACCCTCGCGTACATCGAGAAGTGGGGCGACAAGACCTTCACGTGCCTGCCGTACATCCGCTTCGGCGGCCCGAGGTACAACTGGCACCGCACCGGCAGCATGGGCCCCATGGACGGCGCGCTCGCCATCGCGAACTCCTGCAACACCTGGTACTACCAGACGGCCATCGACGCCGGCCCCGTCACGTACGCGAACATGCTCGCCAAACGCGCGCGCGAACTGGGCTTCGGCAGCCCCAGCGGCCTGGAACTCATCGGCGAGAAGAGCGGCAACATCCCCTCCCCGAAATGGGTGGAGGACACCTTCGACACGCCGTACCAGCCGGGGCAGGCGCTGAGCTTCTCGATCGGGCAGGACGCGCTCCTCGTGACGCCCGCCCAGATCGCGCGCGCCCTCGCGATGTTCGCCATGAAGGGCCAGCTGCGCGAACTGACGGTCCTGAACACCGTGAACGGCAAGCCCGTCCCGCTGCGGCCCGCCACCACCATCCAGAGCGACCCGAAGAACTTCGACATCATCTACAACGGCATGAGCATGACGACCGCGCAGGCCGGCGCGAACAGCGGCACGGCGCGGCACATCCTGGGCGCGAACTACTTCCCCGTCCGGACGGGCGGCAAGACCGGGACCGGCGAGACGGCCCTCAGCCACCGCAAGAACTACGGGTACACGAACGCGTGGTACGAGGGGTTCGGGCCGCTCTCCAGCCCGAACTTCGAGGTCGTGACGTTCTTCCAGAACGGCGGCGAAGGCTCCGGCCCGGCCCTCAACGCCGCCGCGAAGGTCTTCGCGGCCCGCTGGTGCCTGAAGCTCGACGAGCGCAACCACGCGCTGCCCGGCCAGACGCCCTGCACCGGCGAACTCGGCCAGATGCACGCCACCTACGCCAAACAGGCCCAGCAGGCGCAGGCGAATACCGGCAGCGCAGGCACCGGCCGGTGAGGGCCACCCCGTGACGGCGCACGCGGCCCCGCAGCGCGTCACGGCCGACACGCCCGGCGTGCCCGACCTCCTGGCCCTGGCGATGTACCCCGACCCGGACCGCGTGCGGGCGGGCCTGCAGGGGTACGCGCTGCACCCGGACCGGCAGGTGTGGGCCTGGATGGTGGACGGCACAGCCGTCAGCGCGGCCGGGCTGAGCGTCTCGGGCACGCGTGCCGAACTGCTTCACCTGGGCACGCGCCCGGACGCGCGCGGGCAGGGCACGGCGCGCTCCCTGCTGCTCGCCGTGATGCGCGAACTGCACCTGACGGTCCTGACTGCCGAGACGGACGACGGCGCCGCCGGGTTCTACCGCCGCTGCGGCTTCGAGGTGACGCCCACGCCGTCCAGGTGGGGGGCACGGTACCGCTGCGCCCTGACCTTGCCGGAGGACGGCTCCACCTGAACGGGGTGGGGTTGCCTGCGGGGAAGGTCAGCGACCGTGATGGTTCGTACCTGTGCTGGTCAGCGTCTGCGGAGCTTGAGGCGTTCCTCGACCGCGAGCCTGTCGACGCGTTCGTTCTCGTCGTGGCCCGCGTGACCCTTGACCCACACGAAGGTCAGGGCGTGCCGGTGCGCCTGCTCGATCAGTTCCTCCCACAGGTCCTGGTTCTTGACGGGGTCCTTGCTGGCGGTCCGCCACCCGTTCCGCTGCCAGTTCAGGATCCAGCGGTCCGTGAAGGCCTTGCGGAGGTACTGGCTGTCCGTCACGACGCGCACCTGACACGGGCGCTTCAGGGTCCTGAGGCCTTCAAGCAGGCCCGTGAGTTCCATGCGGTTGTTGGTGGTGCCGCCCTCGTGGCCGGACAGGACCAGTTCGCTGCCCCGGTACTTCAGGATGCAGGCCCACCCGCCGTGCCCGGCGGCCGTGTCGCACGCACCGTCCGCGAACAGTTCCACGTTCTCGCCCGCGATGGGCACGGCAGGCTGGATGCACGCCTGGATGGGCAGGAGGTCGCGGGCGGCGTCGGTCTTGGGTCGGGGGCGGGAGCTGCGCGTCATGCGCGGGTACTGTAGTGCATTTCGGGCGTGCGGGTCTGGGAGGGCCGTTCCGGTTCGCGTGGGCCGCGTCTGGTACAGTCCGGGCATGAACGTCATGGCAGTCTTCGCTCACCCGGACGACGAAATCGGTTGCATCGGCACCCTCGCGCGGCACGCCGCCAGGGGCGACAAGGTCATGCTGGTCTGGACGACGCTCGGTGAGCTCGCCAGTCAGTTCGGGGACCGTTCGCACGAGGACGTGACCCGCACGCGCCGCGAACACGGCGCGTGGGTCGCCGAGCAGATCGGCGCGTCGTACCGTTTCTTCGACATGGGCGACAGCCGCATGACCGGCAGCCGCGACGAGGCGCTGCAGCTGGCGCGACTGTACGCGGAATTCCAGCCGAACGCCGTCATCACCTGGAGTGACGACCACCCGCACCCGGACCACCGCGTCAGCGCGAAGATCGCGTACGACGCCGTCACGCTGGCACGCATCCCCAAGATCCTCAACGAGGGCCTCGCCGAGCCGCTGCAGGCGTGGCGGGACCCGGTCCGCATCTACCAGTACCACGCGGACGCGAGCCCGTACCCGGAGGTGTTCGTGGACATCACGGACAGCATCGACGTGGCCGAGCGCGTCATGGCGTACTACCAGCGGTTCTACGGGTGGGCGTTCACGCCCGAGGCGTACCGGCAGGCGCGGGCCCAGGCGGGCACCATGAGCGGCGTGAAGTACGCCGAGCGCTTCAACCTGAAGGCCGCGCACCCCAGGGCCGTCACGCACCTCGGCTGACCCGTTGACCGGTTGACCGGAGGCCGGATCAGAGGTCGTTGATCTGCGGTCTGAAGTCCACCCTGCGGATCAGGTCGAGGTACTCCTGTTCGCTGAGCGCTTCGCGTTTCCCGGCGAGCGCGACGAACATCGCTTCCATGACGTTGGTGGCGAAGTTGCGGCTCCCGATGCGGGGCGTGGTCGTGACGAGGCGTTTCACGCCGTGCGCGGACATCCACTCGCGGTCGGGTTCGGTGATCGTCTGCGTGAGGACGGTCTTGCCGTGCAGGTCCTGCGGCGCGTACCGTTTGACGTAGTGCGTGTCTCCGGCGAGTACGTCTGCCCACGCGTAGTACTTCGTGCCTTTGCTGACGACGCTCGATTCCTGCTTGTCGCCGGTCGGGTAGAACCAGTCCTGCGGGAGTTTCGTGACGACGGGCAGCACGAGGCCCGCCACGCGCCGCAGGGCCTGAAGGCTGCGCAGCGGGTAGTCGATGCCCAGCCCGAAGATCACGTCGCCGTACACCACGTCCGCGTGCACGTCGCTGAGGGCCTCGGCCATACCGAAGCGGTCGACGGCGCTCACCATCAGGACGCGCTGCGTCTTCCAGTGCAGCACAGGGTCGAGCTGCATGACGGCCTCGCGTTCCAGGGTGTTCTTCAGGCCGCTCCCGTCGAGGACGGGGGTCTTGCGGACGCCCTCCACGAGCTTGCGGACGTTCCCGAAGGTGTAGCGTTTCCCGCCGGACACGACGTACAGGTCCGCGCCGCCCAGGCCGAAGGCGTCCACGCGTCCGTCGAGCTGCGCGAAGAGTTCCTTCATGCGGCTGCTGTCGCCGTCCGTGCCGATGCGTTCCAGGATGAACGGCTGCCCGAGCACTTCGATCTCCTCGCGGGCGTTGCGTTTGCTGCTCCCGAGGCTGACGCTGACGACGTGCTTGTAACCGGCAGGGGCGGGCTGCCACGTGGAGTTGGGGTTGCTCATGTGAGCCCCATTGTAAGGGCCGCATGTGAGCGGCCGGTTCAGGCGTGCAGGCACGCGCAGCCTCGTGCGGTGCAAGGCGACGCCCCGCCGGTCGGGGCGGGGCTGGCCGTGTGCGGGTGCACCTGCCGGGTCAGGGGCGGGATGGGTTCAGGGGTACAGGCCGCGCAGGGCGCGCGCTTCGAGGACGCGCGTGCACGCGACGATGAAGGCCGCCGTGCGGAGCGTGACGCCGTGCCGCTGCGACACGTCCCACAGGGAGTCGAAGGCTTCGCGCATGATGCGGTCGAGGCGGGCGTTGATCTCGTCCTCGGTCCAGAAGAAGCTGCTGAAGTCCTGCACCCATTCGAAGTAGCTGACGGTCACGCCGCCCGCGTTGGCGAGCACGTCCGGGACGACGGTGACGCCCTTGTCGTGCAGGATGTCGTCGGCGGCGGGCGTGGTGGGGCCGTTCGCGCCCTCGATGATGACGCGCGCGCGGATGCGGGCGGCGTTCGTTTCGGTCAGCTGGTTCTCGAGCGCGGCGGGAATGAGGACGTCGCAGTCCACGTCCCAGAACGCGTCACGCTCGACGGGTTCCGTGCCCGGCAGGTCGAGGATGCTGCCGGTGGCGCGCAGGTGCTCCAGGGCCCTGTGCGGGTCGATGCCGGCGCTGCTGTGCACGGTGCCGCTCACGTCCTGAATGGCGACGATCTTCGCGCCGTGGTCGTGGAAGATGCGGGCGGCGGCGTTGCCGACGTTCCCGAAGCCCTGCACGGCGATGCGGGCGCCTTCGAGCGGAATGCCGAGTTTCTGCATGGCCTGCGCGCCCGTCACGAACACGCCGCGTCCGGTGGCGTCGGCGCGGCCGAGCGAGCCGCCGAGCGCGACGGGTTTGCCGGTCACGACGCCGGTGCTGGTCTTGCCGGTGTTCATGCTGTACGTGTCCATCATCCACGCCATGATCTGCGGGTTGGTGTTCACGTCGGGGGCGGGGATGTCCTTTTCCGGCCCGATGATGAGGCCGATCTCGGTGGTGTAGCGGCGCGTGAGGCGTTCGAGTTCGCCCTGGCTGTAGTTGCGCGGGTCGATGCGGATGCCGCCCTTGCCGCCGCCGTACGGGAGGTTCACGGCGGCGTTCTTGACGGTCATCCAGGCGGAGAGCGCCATGACCTCGCTGAGCGTCACGTCCTGGTGGAAGCGGATGCCTCCCTTGGCGGGGCCGCGCGAGGTGTTGTGCTGCACGCGGTAGCCCTCGAAGTGCGCGACGGTGCCGTCGTCGAGGTGGATGGGCACGTCCACGATCAGGATGCGTTTGGGCCGCTTGAGCGTCTCGACCCAGTACGCGAGCTTGCCGAGGTACGGGGTGACGCGGTCCACCTGTTCGAGGTAGATGCCCCACGGGCCGAGGTGCGACGCGTCGAGGTAGCTGGGGATGGCGTGCTGGCGGGGGGCGGGCTGGTCACTGGCGGGCGGGCGGTGTTCGGTGGTCATGGCAACCTCGGAGGGTGGAGTGGTCGGTGCTGCGGGCCTGCGTGTGGCACTGCGGGGTGGGTCATACGGTGTTGAGCTGAACTTTTGGAGTTCGGCCGAGCGGAGCGCGAAGCCGCCGCCCGGCCGCGAGTATCAACAAGTACGTTTTTAGGAGGTGGAAGGGATGTCGGCGCTGTTCCCGGCATCCCTGGAATCGGATCAGAACCGTATCAGGGGTACACGCCGCGCATGGTGGAGGCGTCGTGGAGCTTCTCGAGCGCGAGGGCGTACGCGGCGGTGCGCAGGTCGGTGCGGCGTTCGCGGGCGAAGTGCAGCACGGCGTTCACGGCCACGAGGACGCGCGCGTCGACGGCGGCCACGATCTCGCTTTCCAGCCAGAAGAAGTTGCTGGCGTCCTGCACCCATTCGAGGTAGTTGGCGATCACGCCGCCGACGCTGGCGATCAGGTCGGGGATGACGACGCTGCCCTGGAGTTTCAGGGTGCGTTCGGCGTCGGGCAGCACGGCTCGGTTGATGGCTTCCAGCACGTAGTGGGCGCGCACGTCGGAGGCGTTCCCGGCGTGGATGCTGCCGAAGTCGCTGGACAGCACGAGCAGGTCCACGTCCAGGGCGAGGAGGTCGCCGGGCGTGAGGGCGGTCGCGTGGCCGTCCACGCTGCCGGTCAGGGCGCGGTGCTCGCCGAGGGCGTGCAGGTCGAGGCCGCCGCTGTCGTACGCGCCGCCGACGCTGTCGCTGACGGCGACGATGCGCGCGCCGCGCTCCTGGAGGCCTTCGGCGCAGCGGCGTCCGGCGTCGCCGTAA encodes:
- a CDS encoding Maf family protein, producing the protein MQPASLILASGSPRRRELLTHLGVPFRVLVSDIEERSAHSDPALVARDLAEQKARATAALPGGDAPLVLAADTLVALDGALLGKPVDAAQNAAFLRTLSGRTHTVFSGVALLHAGELSSGVTATHVTFRALTESEVAYYAASGEGLDKAGGYGIQGLGTALVERIEGEYSNVVGFPLTLVAALLRSVGVPVWGRA
- a CDS encoding Rod shape-determining protein MreD, with product MSRAARVLRAIVYFVLLIGLQGAVTSLLTRVGVTPPDLFLLTGVAYALRLRALPAVLAGYGVGLLQDVLGHGLLGLHAAGVGAGVLVLVGLRRFITDSGVFQSILTVVGAILGQWAAFLILTYWLRGGLVTVDSLVHVLPWELGLTLLVYPVWNRVMAWGLGARPSAEEEMAA
- the rpiA gene encoding ribose 5-phosphate isomerase A; protein product: MPDLEALKRQAAVRAAALVTDGMRVGLGTGSTAKYAIEELGRRLADGELKGIVGVATSEASDALARQVGIQVEPLDPRPLDLAIDGADEIDPGLNLIKGLGGALLREKLTEVQARQLVIIADHTKLVTQLGEKAPLPVEIARFGFLSTIERLRALGLGGRLRQPGAQPYLTDNGNYIFDAAIPAGTQPATLERTLKGTLGVIDTGFFLGMATRAFVAAPDGVQELSPQT
- a CDS encoding GNAT family N-acetyltransferase, producing the protein MLPDTVPTEIRTGRLLLRAPAPQDGPALSAAVNASRPELRRWMRWAHEPLDDAAATLNLTRAAARFADRSELRSLIWDARGRTLLGSSGFHALDWEVPKGEVGYWVHSAHTGHGYATQVARTLAEVGVSVLGLRRVELRCDALNVASAAVARRAGFGVEGLLRHDERASDGSGALRDMLLHAVVR
- a CDS encoding GNAT family N-acetyltransferase — translated: MTAHAAPQRVTADTPGVPDLLALAMYPDPDRVRAGLQGYALHPDRQVWAWMVDGTAVSAAGLSVSGTRAELLHLGTRPDARGQGTARSLLLAVMRELHLTVLTAETDDGAAGFYRRCGFEVTPTPSRWGARYRCALTLPEDGST
- a CDS encoding PIG-L deacetylase family protein, yielding MNVMAVFAHPDDEIGCIGTLARHAARGDKVMLVWTTLGELASQFGDRSHEDVTRTRREHGAWVAEQIGASYRFFDMGDSRMTGSRDEALQLARLYAEFQPNAVITWSDDHPHPDHRVSAKIAYDAVTLARIPKILNEGLAEPLQAWRDPVRIYQYHADASPYPEVFVDITDSIDVAERVMAYYQRFYGWAFTPEAYRQARAQAGTMSGVKYAERFNLKAAHPRAVTHLG
- a CDS encoding peroxiredoxin; the encoded protein is MTQDASQEAPRLAPGDAFPDFALQDGDGHTHTLADSAGKYLVLYVYPKDDTPGCTTEACDFRDNLALRQHGAVILGLSRDDADSHRRFAEKHSLPFPLLSDPDATFMRAIGSYGTKVLYGKTSEGVKRSTFLIGPDGRVVKAWYAVKVDGHADAVVKAIDAHRTAHA
- the deoC gene encoding deoxyribose-phosphate aldolase — translated: MNLAPYIDHTLLKATATPADIVKLCTEARQHQFKAVCVNPQHVALCRSELEGSGVLVATVCGFPLGAVTSEQKAVEARLSVEAGADEVDMVIAIGSALAGDWAYVQADVAAVRAAIPGTVLKVIIETCYLSDDQKARATEAAVLGGADFVKTSTGFGTGGATLDDVALMRRVIAGRAEIKAAGGVRSPADAEAMIAAGATRLGTSGGVGLVSGSANGSGY
- a CDS encoding penicillin-binding transpeptidase domain-containing protein; its protein translation is MNRIRWLAVTMSVALSVFGARLFDLQVTRHAQFAVQSDNNYQKDQVIRALRGEIRTQDGLLLATNRLAVDLIYTGGDVNSWDKIRYLAGVQPDAMVGDQPRPPDPDKEKEVVLARNIRAENLPALYEFTAVQPNLELRERVERIYPQGKLAAHLLGYTREADQSEVDEGYTLGDLVGASGLEASLQKTLEGRNGILRSEVTAAGRPQSDKVVDPGRKGQDITLTIDSTIQRAAEQALQSALPDINKGRAKYGNPPESIVRGAVIALDPRTGKVLAMASSPTFDPNWFSRTPSPDKKAKAAALLSSSEDAVMQNRVVQSWDAGSVFKPTSTLAYIEKWGDKTFTCLPYIRFGGPRYNWHRTGSMGPMDGALAIANSCNTWYYQTAIDAGPVTYANMLAKRARELGFGSPSGLELIGEKSGNIPSPKWVEDTFDTPYQPGQALSFSIGQDALLVTPAQIARALAMFAMKGQLRELTVLNTVNGKPVPLRPATTIQSDPKNFDIIYNGMSMTTAQAGANSGTARHILGANYFPVRTGGKTGTGETALSHRKNYGYTNAWYEGFGPLSSPNFEVVTFFQNGGEGSGPALNAAAKVFAARWCLKLDERNHALPGQTPCTGELGQMHATYAKQAQQAQANTGSAGTGR
- the mreC gene encoding rod shape-determining protein MreC, which codes for MSLQGPKRFQKQSAGLVWRRAALMYLPLMALSMVATRFQVVAPLALTSGVQPVTRAFLVGAQNVTHAYTTLVDDRDLSARYSTLRQQNDVLRQRNELLQREVSRLRQVTQITATQAPSVVGIAQVTAVDPSPLLSRLTINKGSAQGLRLRMPVTVPAGLIGQVVEVTSGNAVVLALVDPESRVGVTLARNKGGRGLAFGAPPDRMKAQFSLGVDVKVGDEIVTSSLGGVFPVGIKVGTVERVLPLGPNDVNRQVIVKPAVDVNVVEDVTVLGGL
- a CDS encoding quinate 5-dehydrogenase, producing MSNPNSTWQPAPAGYKHVVSVSLGSSKRNAREEIEVLGQPFILERIGTDGDSSRMKELFAQLDGRVDAFGLGGADLYVVSGGKRYTFGNVRKLVEGVRKTPVLDGSGLKNTLEREAVMQLDPVLHWKTQRVLMVSAVDRFGMAEALSDVHADVVYGDVIFGLGIDYPLRSLQALRRVAGLVLPVVTKLPQDWFYPTGDKQESSVVSKGTKYYAWADVLAGDTHYVKRYAPQDLHGKTVLTQTITEPDREWMSAHGVKRLVTTTPRIGSRNFATNVMEAMFVALAGKREALSEQEYLDLIRRVDFRPQINDL
- a CDS encoding Glu/Leu/Phe/Val family dehydrogenase; protein product: MTTEHRPPASDQPAPRQHAIPSYLDASHLGPWGIYLEQVDRVTPYLGKLAYWVETLKRPKRILIVDVPIHLDDGTVAHFEGYRVQHNTSRGPAKGGIRFHQDVTLSEVMALSAWMTVKNAAVNLPYGGGKGGIRIDPRNYSQGELERLTRRYTTEIGLIIGPEKDIPAPDVNTNPQIMAWMMDTYSMNTGKTSTGVVTGKPVALGGSLGRADATGRGVFVTGAQAMQKLGIPLEGARIAVQGFGNVGNAAARIFHDHGAKIVAIQDVSGTVHSSAGIDPHRALEHLRATGSILDLPGTEPVERDAFWDVDCDVLIPAALENQLTETNAARIRARVIIEGANGPTTPAADDILHDKGVTVVPDVLANAGGVTVSYFEWVQDFSSFFWTEDEINARLDRIMREAFDSLWDVSQRHGVTLRTAAFIVACTRVLEARALRGLYP
- the rnhA gene encoding ribonuclease HI; protein product: MTRSSRPRPKTDAARDLLPIQACIQPAVPIAGENVELFADGACDTAAGHGGWACILKYRGSELVLSGHEGGTTNNRMELTGLLEGLRTLKRPCQVRVVTDSQYLRKAFTDRWILNWQRNGWRTASKDPVKNQDLWEELIEQAHRHALTFVWVKGHAGHDENERVDRLAVEERLKLRRR